CCTCTACCTGCGGGTCGACGCCGACACCTTCGCCGCACGCACCCGGGCGCTCGCCGTCGAGGAGAAGACCTGGGTCTGGCCGAAGGCGTTCCCGACCGAGCTGCCCGACCACATGGCGGTCGAGCTCTCCTGCGGCGACGCGACGATGCAGTGGTCGCCGGCCGAGGTGCGTGACCTGCTCGCCGGCCTCGTCGTACCCCCGTCGTGATCGCGCCCCGGCTGGTCGCCACCGACCTCGACGGCACGGTCGTCGACCCGCGGGGGGAGATCTCCGACCGCACGGTCGCCGTGCTCAAGGCGCTCGAGGAGCGCGGCGTGCCCGTCGTGTTCGTCACCGGGCGTCCGCCGAGGTGGATGGCGGAGGTCGCGGTGCGCACCGGTCACACCGGGCTCGCCGTGTGCGCGAACGGCGCCATCGTCTACGACCTGCACCGCGAGGAGGTCGTCGAGACGTCGCCGATCGCGGTCGACGTCGGGCTGGACGTCACGCGCCGGCTGCGGGCGGCGCTGCCGGACGTGGCCTTCGCGGTCGAGACCGATGCCGGGTTCGCGCACGAGGAGACGTACGTCGCCCGGTGGGACGTCGGGCAGGCCAGCGCGGTCGACGTCATCGAGACCATCTACGACCGGCCCGCGGTCAAGCTGCTGGCCCGCCACGAGGACATGGACCCGGACTCCCTGCTGGCGGCGGCCCGCGAGGTCGCTGGGGACCTGGTCGAGCTGACCCACTCGTCCTCGACCGGCTTGCTCGAGATCTCCGCGGCGGGGGTGTCGAAGGCCTCGGCCCTGGCCCGGCTGGCCGGGCGTCGCGGGATCGAGGCGGCCGACGTGGTCGCGTTCGGCGACATGCCCAACGACCTGCCGATGCTCGCCTGGGCGGGGACTGCGTACGGCGTCCGGACCGGACACCCGGACGTGCTCGCCGCGGTCGAGCGGCTGGTCGACGGTCCCGAGGACGACGGCGTCGCCCGCGAGCTCGAGCGCCTCTTCGGCCTCGCCTGACCCGCTCGCTGGAGGTCCACCCACCGGGCGCCGGCCGACCCGTGGCCTCAACCGCTCCGGAGATCGTTTGCGACGTCCGGCCCGATCGACACGCGTCGGTCCGGCGTGTCGCGGTCCCCGGCGCCGCAAACGATCATGCTCGGGCGCCAAGAAGGCGTACGGCGCGGCGGGTGCCTACAGGTACTGGCCGGTGTTGCGGGGGCCGGTCTCGTCGGAGGCGCCCGGCATCCCCGGGCCGCCCGGCCCGCCGGGCATCGAGAGACCGCCCGGCAGCGCGCGGCGACGCATCTCCTCGAACTGCGCGCGGGCCTGCATCTGCTGGGCGAACAACGCGGTCTGGATGCCGTGGAAGAGTCCCTCGAGCCAGCCGACCAGCTGGGCCTGGGCCACCCGCAGCTCGGCCTCGCTGGGGACCGCGTCGTCGGTGAACGGCAGCGAGATCCGCTCCAGCTCCTGCACCAGCTCGGGCGCCAGGCCCTCCTCGAGCTCACGGATCGAGCGGGTGTGGATCTCCTTGAGCCGGACCCGGGAGGCCTCGTCGAGGGACGAGGCCCGGACCTCCTCGAGCAGCTGCTTGATCATGCTGCCGATCCGCATCACCTTGGCCGGCTGGTCCACCAGGTCGGTGATCGACCGCTCCTCGTC
The sequence above is drawn from the Actinomycetes bacterium genome and encodes:
- a CDS encoding bacterial proteasome activator family protein — encoded protein: MAIESSGNLQDGDEERSITDLVDQPAKVMRIGSMIKQLLEEVRASSLDEASRVRLKEIHTRSIRELEEGLAPELVQELERISLPFTDDAVPSEAELRVAQAQLVGWLEGLFHGIQTALFAQQMQARAQFEEMRRRALPGGLSMPGGPGGPGMPGASDETGPRNTGQYL
- a CDS encoding HAD family hydrolase; its protein translation is MIAPRLVATDLDGTVVDPRGEISDRTVAVLKALEERGVPVVFVTGRPPRWMAEVAVRTGHTGLAVCANGAIVYDLHREEVVETSPIAVDVGLDVTRRLRAALPDVAFAVETDAGFAHEETYVARWDVGQASAVDVIETIYDRPAVKLLARHEDMDPDSLLAAAREVAGDLVELTHSSSTGLLEISAAGVSKASALARLAGRRGIEAADVVAFGDMPNDLPMLAWAGTAYGVRTGHPDVLAAVERLVDGPEDDGVARELERLFGLA
- a CDS encoding threonine aldolase translates to AGLAGLRLRGPRIPAYVEHMRAIGAELAALDGVTVVPDPPQTTMAHLYLRVDADTFAARTRALAVEEKTWVWPKAFPTELPDHMAVELSCGDATMQWSPAEVRDLLAGLVVPPS